From the Micromonospora lupini genome, one window contains:
- a CDS encoding NADPH-dependent FMN reductase codes for MTRIGIILGSTRPGRNGEAVARWVHEIAQQRSDAQFELIDLLDYKLPHLDEAYPPSMGQYSQPHTLRWAETIASFDGFVMVTPEYNHSTSGALKNAIDFLYGEWNNKAVGFVSYGSVGGTRAVEHLRLIAGELQMADVRAQVALSLFTDFENFSVFKPNDHQRDALNATLDQVVAWSAALAPLRQG; via the coding sequence ATGACCAGGATCGGGATCATCCTCGGAAGCACCCGCCCGGGGCGTAACGGCGAAGCCGTCGCCCGTTGGGTCCACGAGATCGCCCAGCAGCGCTCCGATGCGCAGTTCGAGCTGATCGACCTGCTCGACTACAAGCTGCCGCACCTCGACGAGGCGTACCCGCCCTCGATGGGCCAGTACAGCCAGCCGCACACGCTGCGTTGGGCCGAGACCATCGCGTCGTTTGACGGGTTCGTGATGGTAACGCCCGAATACAACCACTCGACCTCGGGTGCCCTGAAGAACGCCATCGACTTCCTCTACGGCGAGTGGAACAACAAGGCCGTCGGCTTCGTCAGCTACGGCTCGGTCGGCGGTACCCGGGCCGTCGAGCACCTGCGCCTCATCGCCGGTGAGCTGCAGATGGCCGACGTGCGCGCGCAGGTCGCCCTCTCGCTCTTCACCGACTTCGAGAACTTCAGCGTCTTCAAGCCCAACGACCACCAGCGGGACGCGCTCAACGCGACCCTCGACCAGGTCGTCGCCTGGAGCGCCGCGCTCGCGCCGCTGCGCCAGGGCTGA
- a CDS encoding beta-L-arabinofuranosidase domain-containing protein — protein sequence MSSLPLSRRRVLQAAGATAVLSATGATTLGAGPAAAAVVPPARPDIGVGAYAFDLGQVRLTTGRWLDNQNRTLNYLRFVDVDRMLYNFRANHRLSTNGAATNGGWDAPNFPFRTHMQGHLLTAWAQAYAVLGDTTCRDKANYMVAELAKCQANNGAAGFGSGYLSGFPESDFSALEARTLSNGNVPYYCIHKTLAGLLDVWRYTGNTQARTVLLALAGWVDTRTSRLSSSQMQSMLGTEFGGMNDVLTDIYQMTGDSRWLTTAQRFDHASVFNPLASNSDQLNGLHANTQVPKWVGAAREFKATGTTRYRDIASNAWNITVRAHTYVIGGNSQAEHFRAPNAIAGYLSNDTCEQCNTYNMLKLTRELWLLDPSRTDYFDYYERATINHLIGAQNPADSRGHITYFTPLKPGGRRGVGPAWGGGTWSTDYNSFWCCQGTGVEINTKLMDSIYFYSGTTLTVNLFVPSELNWSQRGITVTQSTTYPVSDTTTLTLGGTMSGSWSVRVRIPAWTSGATISVNGVEQAVATTPGSYATVTRTWAAGDTITVRVPMRVVVQPTNDNSSIAAVTYGPSVLCGNYGNSTLSAPPALNVSSIARTSTSSLAFTATANGSTVNLGPFQDAHGFNYTVYWNTSGSSGGGSHRLVNVGTGLVLGVQNMSTADGGLAVQWGDTGTADHNWVVVTDGNAVRFRNVNSGKVLGVENMSTADNARVLQWSDNGTADHRWTLVDNGDGTYKIRNVNSGKLLGILNGSTAYGAQAVQDPDNGSADNRWRLVANA from the coding sequence ATGTCGTCCCTGCCCCTCAGCCGACGCCGCGTGCTGCAAGCCGCCGGCGCCACCGCCGTGCTCTCCGCGACCGGAGCCACGACGCTCGGCGCGGGCCCCGCCGCCGCTGCAGTGGTCCCGCCGGCGCGGCCGGACATCGGCGTCGGCGCCTATGCCTTCGACCTCGGCCAGGTGCGACTGACCACCGGCCGCTGGCTGGACAACCAGAACCGCACCCTGAACTACCTGCGCTTCGTCGACGTCGACCGCATGCTCTACAACTTCCGCGCCAACCACCGGCTGTCCACGAACGGCGCTGCCACCAACGGTGGCTGGGACGCGCCGAACTTCCCGTTCCGGACCCACATGCAGGGGCACCTCCTGACCGCGTGGGCCCAGGCATACGCGGTGCTGGGTGACACCACCTGCCGGGACAAGGCGAACTACATGGTCGCCGAGCTGGCCAAGTGCCAGGCCAACAACGGCGCGGCCGGGTTCGGGTCGGGATACCTGTCCGGTTTCCCGGAGTCCGACTTCTCCGCTCTTGAGGCACGCACGCTGTCCAACGGCAACGTGCCCTACTACTGCATCCACAAGACGCTCGCCGGCCTGCTCGACGTCTGGCGCTACACCGGCAACACGCAGGCGCGCACGGTGCTGCTGGCCCTCGCCGGTTGGGTCGACACCCGCACGTCCCGCCTGAGCAGCAGCCAGATGCAGTCGATGCTCGGCACCGAGTTCGGCGGCATGAACGACGTGCTGACCGACATCTACCAGATGACCGGCGACTCGCGGTGGCTCACCACCGCCCAGCGGTTCGACCACGCCTCCGTGTTCAACCCGCTGGCCTCCAACTCCGACCAGCTCAACGGCCTGCACGCCAACACGCAGGTGCCCAAGTGGGTCGGCGCCGCCCGCGAGTTCAAGGCCACCGGGACGACCCGCTACCGGGACATCGCCAGCAACGCGTGGAACATCACCGTCCGCGCGCACACCTACGTCATCGGCGGCAACAGCCAGGCCGAGCACTTCCGGGCGCCAAACGCGATCGCCGGGTACCTCAGCAACGACACCTGCGAGCAGTGCAACACCTACAACATGCTCAAGCTGACGCGGGAGCTGTGGCTGCTCGACCCGAGCCGGACCGACTACTTCGACTACTACGAGCGCGCCACGATCAACCACCTGATCGGCGCGCAGAATCCGGCCGACAGCCGGGGCCACATCACCTACTTCACCCCGCTCAAGCCGGGTGGCCGGCGGGGCGTGGGCCCGGCGTGGGGCGGCGGCACCTGGAGCACCGACTACAACTCGTTCTGGTGCTGCCAGGGCACCGGCGTGGAGATCAACACGAAGTTGATGGACTCCATCTACTTCTACAGCGGCACCACGCTCACCGTGAACCTGTTCGTGCCCTCGGAGCTGAACTGGTCGCAGCGGGGCATCACGGTCACCCAGAGCACGACGTACCCGGTGAGCGACACCACCACGCTCACCCTCGGCGGCACGATGAGCGGGTCGTGGAGCGTCCGCGTCCGCATTCCGGCGTGGACCAGCGGCGCGACGATAAGCGTCAACGGTGTGGAGCAGGCCGTCGCCACGACGCCCGGCAGCTACGCCACTGTCACGCGTACCTGGGCCGCCGGGGACACCATCACCGTGCGTGTGCCGATGCGTGTCGTCGTGCAGCCGACGAACGACAACTCGAGCATCGCCGCCGTCACCTACGGCCCGAGTGTGCTCTGCGGCAACTACGGCAACAGCACGCTGAGCGCGCCGCCGGCACTCAACGTCTCGTCAATCGCCCGGACCAGCACCAGCTCGCTGGCGTTCACCGCCACCGCCAACGGGTCCACAGTCAACCTCGGGCCGTTCCAGGACGCCCACGGCTTCAACTACACCGTCTACTGGAACACCAGCGGCAGCAGCGGTGGCGGCAGCCACCGACTGGTGAACGTGGGCACCGGCCTGGTGCTCGGCGTGCAGAACATGTCCACCGCCGACGGCGGGCTCGCCGTGCAGTGGGGTGACACCGGCACCGCCGACCACAACTGGGTAGTGGTGACCGACGGCAACGCGGTCCGGTTCCGCAACGTCAACAGCGGCAAGGTCCTCGGCGTGGAGAACATGTCCACCGCCGACAACGCCCGCGTGCTCCAGTGGTCCGACAACGGCACCGCCGACCACCGGTGGACCCTGGTGGACAACGGCGACGGCACCTACAAGATCCGCAACGTCAACAGCGGCAAGCTGCTCGGCATCCTCAACGGGTCCACCGCGTACGGCGCGCAGGCCGTGCAGGACCCGGACAACGGCAGCGCGGACAACCGCTGGCGGCTCGTGGCGAACGCCTAG
- a CDS encoding GNAT family N-acetyltransferase gives MTIVFTRADDRLGAFVLRTLEPEADAPLLHGWVTHPKAAFWLMQDADEAQVVEEYRRIAAHPHHDAYLGLWRGEPAFLAERYDPARVELVGLYDARPGDVGMHFLCAPAGDPVHGFTRAVITTVMAWLFADPATERVVVEPDVRNTAVHALNAAVGFAVVGPIAKPEKDALLSVCTRAQFQAATGPVEAGQVATGPAAHAGQTAAEPAAATRTEGAPA, from the coding sequence GTGACCATCGTCTTCACCCGCGCCGACGACAGACTCGGCGCGTTCGTCCTGCGTACCCTCGAACCGGAGGCCGACGCCCCGCTGCTGCACGGCTGGGTGACCCACCCGAAGGCGGCGTTCTGGCTGATGCAGGACGCCGACGAGGCACAGGTGGTCGAGGAGTACCGACGCATCGCCGCGCATCCGCACCATGACGCGTACCTTGGGCTGTGGCGGGGGGAGCCCGCCTTCCTGGCCGAGCGCTACGACCCGGCCCGGGTCGAGCTGGTCGGCCTGTACGACGCCCGACCCGGCGACGTGGGCATGCACTTCCTGTGCGCGCCCGCCGGCGACCCCGTGCACGGCTTCACCCGGGCGGTGATCACCACAGTCATGGCCTGGCTCTTCGCCGACCCGGCGACCGAGCGGGTGGTGGTCGAGCCGGACGTCCGCAACACCGCAGTGCACGCGCTGAACGCGGCAGTCGGCTTCGCGGTCGTCGGCCCGATCGCCAAGCCGGAGAAGGACGCGCTGCTCAGCGTCTGCACCCGAGCCCAGTTCCAGGCCGCGACCGGACCCGTCGAGGCCGGTCAGGTCGCGACCGGACCCGCCGCGCACGCCGGGCAGACCGCCGCCGAGCCTGCCGCCGCCACCCGAACCGAAGGAGCCCCGGCGTGA
- a CDS encoding IucA/IucC family protein, protein MLVRKALAEFTHERLLTPQPVPGPDDRQWYEVRSDDGTVTYRFVARVLALAHWQIDADSITRHRDGVEVPPDAVDLIVELRGALGLSARVLPVYLEEITSTLAGTAYKLAQSLPSAAELAEADFQTIETSMTEGHPCFVANNGRLGFGVDEYHSYAPEAAAPVRLEWLAAHRDHSTFSSAPDLDYDALIAGELAPETLARFAATMAELGLDLADYHLIPAHPWQWWNKLAVTFAGELAERRLVHLGPGPDSYLAQQSIRTFFNVTEPRRHYVKTALSVLNMGFMRGLSAAYMAATPAINDWLADLIAGDEVLAGTGLTIIRERAAVGYRHRQYEAATERTSPYRKMFAALWRESPVPGLAPGRRLSTMAALLHTDDDGGSLAAALIDRSGLTPEVWLRRYLDAYLTPLLHSFYAHDLAFMPHGENVILVLDEHDTVERVIFKDIAEEIAVLNTDAELPPEVRRIQVEVPDDTKLLSIFTDVVDCFLRHLGAVLVEAGALTEDAFWGTVAACAADYFDRVPHLAERVRHYDLFAPEFALSCLNRLQLRDNQQMVDLADPSAALQFVGTLVNPLAAHAPAR, encoded by the coding sequence ATGCTTGTCCGCAAGGCGCTTGCCGAGTTCACCCACGAACGGCTGCTCACCCCGCAGCCCGTGCCGGGCCCGGACGACAGGCAGTGGTACGAGGTCCGCAGCGACGACGGCACCGTCACCTACCGCTTCGTCGCCCGGGTGCTCGCGCTGGCGCACTGGCAGATCGACGCCGACAGCATCACCCGGCACCGGGACGGCGTCGAGGTGCCGCCCGACGCCGTGGACCTGATCGTCGAGCTGCGCGGCGCCCTCGGGCTGTCCGCGCGGGTGCTCCCGGTCTACCTGGAGGAGATCACGTCCACTCTGGCCGGTACGGCGTACAAGCTGGCCCAGTCCCTGCCGAGCGCGGCCGAGCTGGCCGAGGCGGACTTCCAGACCATCGAGACGTCGATGACCGAGGGGCACCCCTGCTTCGTGGCCAACAACGGCCGGCTCGGCTTCGGCGTCGACGAGTACCATAGCTACGCCCCGGAGGCCGCCGCCCCCGTACGCCTGGAGTGGCTGGCCGCGCACCGGGACCACTCGACGTTCAGCAGCGCCCCCGACCTGGACTACGACGCCCTGATCGCCGGCGAGCTGGCCCCGGAGACACTGGCCCGCTTCGCCGCCACGATGGCCGAGCTGGGGCTTGACCTCGCCGACTACCACCTCATTCCGGCGCACCCGTGGCAGTGGTGGAACAAGCTGGCTGTCACCTTCGCGGGGGAGTTGGCCGAGCGTCGTCTGGTGCACCTCGGCCCCGGTCCGGACTCGTACCTCGCGCAGCAGTCGATCCGGACGTTCTTCAACGTCACCGAGCCGCGCCGGCACTACGTCAAGACCGCGCTGTCGGTGCTGAACATGGGGTTCATGCGCGGGCTGTCGGCCGCGTACATGGCGGCCACCCCGGCCATCAACGACTGGCTGGCCGACCTGATCGCCGGCGACGAGGTGCTCGCCGGCACCGGGTTGACGATCATCCGGGAGCGGGCCGCGGTCGGCTACCGGCACCGGCAGTACGAGGCGGCCACCGAGCGCACCTCCCCGTACCGCAAGATGTTTGCGGCGTTGTGGCGGGAGAGCCCGGTGCCCGGCCTGGCCCCGGGGCGGCGGCTGTCCACGATGGCCGCGCTGCTGCACACCGACGACGACGGCGGCTCGCTTGCGGCGGCCCTGATCGACAGGTCCGGCCTGACGCCCGAGGTGTGGCTGCGCCGCTACCTGGACGCCTACCTGACCCCGTTGCTGCACAGCTTCTACGCCCACGACCTGGCCTTCATGCCGCACGGCGAGAACGTCATCCTGGTCCTCGACGAGCACGACACCGTCGAGCGAGTGATCTTCAAGGACATCGCCGAGGAGATCGCGGTGCTGAACACCGACGCGGAGCTGCCGCCGGAGGTGCGGCGGATCCAGGTCGAGGTGCCCGACGACACCAAGCTGCTGAGCATCTTCACCGACGTGGTGGACTGCTTCCTGCGCCACCTCGGCGCGGTGCTGGTCGAGGCCGGTGCGCTCACCGAGGACGCCTTCTGGGGCACGGTCGCGGCCTGTGCCGCCGACTACTTCGACCGGGTGCCGCACCTGGCCGAGCGGGTGCGCCACTACGACCTGTTCGCCCCGGAGTTCGCGCTGTCCTGCCTCAACCGGCTCCAGCTGCGCGACAACCAGCAGATGGTCGACCTGGCCGACCCGTCGGCCGCCCTGCAGTTCGTCGGCACCCTCGTCAACCCCCTCGCGGCCCACGCCCCGGCCCGCTGA
- a CDS encoding anthrone oxygenase family protein yields the protein MGFLRSASLLAATVTTGLTAGLFAAFAYAVMPGLSRTDDRTLVLAMQRINESILNGWFAVCFGGALVCTLLAAALHLGAGRRAVLPWIVAALLLYLVVLGVTAVVNVPLNTVLAQAGDVDRITDLAALRERFEVAWVRGNVVRAVASTGAFGLLAWALAAAGRPVG from the coding sequence ATGGGTTTCCTGCGCAGCGCGAGCCTGCTCGCCGCCACCGTGACCACCGGCCTGACCGCCGGGCTGTTCGCCGCGTTCGCCTACGCGGTCATGCCGGGTCTGAGCCGGACCGACGACCGGACGCTTGTGCTGGCCATGCAGCGGATCAACGAGTCCATTCTCAACGGATGGTTCGCCGTCTGCTTCGGTGGCGCGCTGGTGTGCACGCTGCTGGCGGCGGCGCTGCACCTGGGCGCCGGGCGTCGCGCGGTGCTGCCCTGGATCGTGGCCGCGTTGCTGCTCTACCTGGTGGTGCTCGGCGTGACAGCTGTCGTCAACGTCCCCCTCAACACCGTGCTGGCCCAGGCCGGCGACGTCGACCGGATCACCGACCTCGCCGCCCTGCGCGAGCGCTTCGAGGTGGCCTGGGTGCGCGGAAACGTCGTGCGGGCCGTCGCCTCGACCGGCGCGTTCGGGCTGCTCGCGTGGGCCCTGGCGGCCGCCGGCCGGCCGGTCGGCTGA
- a CDS encoding pyridoxal phosphate-dependent decarboxylase family protein has product MLPPASAAVLPPAVAAGKAAGRAQLLHDGSVEEYRRAIAAGVDRVARQVAAVDRPTTGVTPAELAPLVDRVDLDRPLGDAGAALDELEDVYLRDAVWFHHPRYLAHLNCPVVIPALLGEAVLSAVNSSLDTWDQSAGATLIERRLIDWTARRIGFGPDADGVFTSGGSQSNLQALLLAREEACADATTPAARAELLPRLRVLTSAAGHFSVQKSAKLLGLAPDAVIAVPTDAQRRIRPAAVRDEIARCRQAGQVVMAVVGTAGTTDFGSIDPLTDLAGICAAAGVWLHVDAAYGCGLLVSPTRRHLLDGIERADSVTVDYHKSFFQPVSSSALLVRDRRVLRHATYHADYLNPARMVEQQIPNQVDKSLQTTRRFDALKLWLTLRVMGPDALGALFDEVVDRATDAWQLVSEDPRFEVVTRSQLSTVVFRYLPTGAGREFADAANLHAREALAASGLAVVAGTRVDGRHFLKFTLLNPATTVDDVGHVLELIAGHAGRYVRERAAADLTCPVG; this is encoded by the coding sequence GTGCTGCCGCCGGCGTCGGCCGCCGTGCTGCCGCCGGCGGTGGCCGCCGGAAAGGCCGCCGGACGGGCGCAGCTGCTGCACGACGGCTCGGTCGAGGAGTACCGGCGGGCCATCGCCGCAGGCGTCGACCGGGTCGCCCGCCAGGTCGCCGCGGTGGACCGGCCCACCACCGGCGTCACCCCGGCCGAGTTGGCTCCCCTGGTGGACCGCGTCGACCTGGACCGGCCCCTGGGGGACGCCGGCGCGGCCCTGGACGAGCTGGAGGACGTCTACCTGCGCGACGCCGTCTGGTTCCACCACCCCCGCTACCTGGCCCACCTCAACTGCCCGGTGGTCATTCCGGCGCTGCTCGGCGAGGCGGTCCTCAGCGCGGTCAACTCCTCCCTGGACACCTGGGACCAGAGCGCCGGGGCGACCCTCATCGAGCGGCGGCTGATCGACTGGACCGCCAGGCGGATCGGGTTCGGCCCGGACGCGGACGGCGTGTTCACAAGCGGGGGCAGCCAGTCCAACCTCCAGGCGTTGCTGCTGGCCCGGGAGGAGGCGTGCGCCGACGCGACCACCCCGGCGGCACGCGCCGAGCTGCTGCCCCGGCTACGGGTTCTCACGTCCGCCGCCGGGCACTTCAGCGTGCAGAAGTCCGCCAAGCTGCTCGGGCTCGCCCCGGACGCGGTGATCGCGGTGCCCACCGACGCGCAGCGGCGGATCCGGCCCGCCGCCGTCCGCGACGAGATCGCGCGGTGCCGGCAGGCCGGGCAGGTCGTGATGGCTGTCGTCGGCACCGCGGGCACCACCGACTTCGGCTCCATCGACCCGCTCACCGACCTGGCCGGGATCTGCGCGGCGGCCGGCGTCTGGCTGCACGTGGACGCCGCGTACGGCTGCGGCCTGCTCGTCTCGCCGACGCGCCGGCACCTGCTCGACGGCATCGAACGGGCCGACTCGGTGACCGTCGACTACCACAAGTCGTTCTTCCAGCCGGTCAGCTCCAGCGCGCTGCTGGTCCGCGACCGGCGGGTCCTGCGGCACGCCACGTACCACGCCGACTACCTCAACCCGGCGCGCATGGTGGAGCAGCAGATCCCCAACCAGGTCGACAAGAGCCTGCAGACCACCCGCCGGTTCGACGCGCTGAAGCTCTGGCTGACTCTGCGGGTGATGGGCCCGGACGCGCTCGGCGCGCTCTTCGACGAGGTGGTCGACCGGGCCACCGACGCCTGGCAGCTCGTCAGCGAGGACCCCCGCTTCGAGGTGGTGACCCGCTCGCAGTTGAGCACAGTGGTCTTCCGCTACCTGCCCACCGGCGCGGGGCGGGAGTTCGCCGACGCGGCGAACCTCCACGCCCGGGAGGCGCTGGCAGCCTCCGGCCTCGCCGTGGTCGCCGGGACCCGGGTGGACGGTCGACACTTCCTCAAGTTCACCCTGCTCAACCCGGCCACCACCGTCGACGACGTCGGCCACGTGCTCGAACTGATCGCCGGTCACGCCGGCCGGTACGTGCGTGAGCGCGCCGCCGCCGACCTGACCTGCCCCGTCGGCTGA
- a CDS encoding MarR family winged helix-turn-helix transcriptional regulator, with product MPDPSSEPLRPLDSDEEALIRALGRVMYVVPRTIDADMVSDRQMPLTEYTALMNLSEAPDRRMRMHELATACYLSLSGMTRTIIRLETQGLVKRERCEEDARGWNAVLTDAGFARLEESWPSHLAAVRRRFLRHFEGLDLAQLARAFGRAGTAD from the coding sequence ATGCCCGACCCCAGTTCCGAGCCGCTGCGACCCCTCGATTCCGACGAGGAGGCGCTGATCCGCGCCCTGGGCCGGGTGATGTACGTGGTGCCGCGCACCATCGACGCCGACATGGTCAGCGACAGGCAGATGCCGCTCACCGAGTACACCGCTCTGATGAATCTCTCCGAGGCGCCGGACCGGCGGATGCGCATGCACGAACTCGCGACGGCCTGCTATCTCTCGCTGAGCGGCATGACCCGGACGATCATCCGGTTGGAGACGCAGGGCCTGGTCAAGCGGGAACGGTGCGAGGAGGACGCCCGCGGTTGGAACGCGGTGCTCACCGACGCGGGCTTCGCCCGCCTGGAGGAGTCCTGGCCGAGCCATCTCGCCGCCGTACGTCGGCGGTTCCTCCGGCACTTCGAGGGGCTCGACCTGGCCCAGCTGGCCCGCGCGTTCGGGCGCGCGGGAACAGCCGACTGA
- a CDS encoding MFS transporter — MSRAASPHRTPLWRDRAFGTYWIAQSLSAAGDAFAYLAVPLLVLQATGSVAQMGLLTAVAGAASVLAGVFGGVLVDRYDRRTLMIIADLARLVLYALVPLAWLAGPQVWLLFVVLPICEAAGMLFQVAAVTAVRNLVDSDRLTEANGRLQATFAAAAVLGPLLAGVVSARFGPSVAIAVNAASFALSAAGLRLIRLRPVQAADAAPVTRQRPVAEFLAGARFLWRQPVLRALTVLLSVFIFLTYGFTDVLIYHVRHDLGGTDGTVGTVLGLAALGTVAGALLVAPLRRRRGFGATWIGAHAVCGFAVAGVGLVTSVPAVTALTAVYLCCLSIGGICSMSLRQEITPDHLLGRVTSAFWSTHYALGPAGAVILTWTAGRYGVPAVALVAGAGCLLVAVGGLFTPIRRAGAEPALRPPGLQPAPAGGTISG; from the coding sequence ATGAGCCGAGCTGCCAGCCCTCATCGGACGCCGCTCTGGCGCGACCGCGCCTTCGGCACGTACTGGATCGCGCAGTCGCTCTCCGCGGCCGGCGACGCGTTCGCCTACCTGGCGGTGCCGCTGCTGGTGTTGCAGGCGACCGGGTCGGTGGCGCAGATGGGCCTGCTCACCGCCGTCGCGGGCGCGGCGTCAGTGCTCGCCGGGGTCTTCGGCGGGGTGCTTGTCGACAGGTACGACCGCCGCACGCTGATGATCATCGCGGACCTGGCCCGTCTCGTCCTCTACGCCCTGGTGCCGCTGGCCTGGCTCGCGGGCCCGCAGGTCTGGCTGCTCTTCGTCGTGCTGCCGATCTGCGAGGCGGCCGGCATGCTGTTCCAGGTCGCGGCGGTGACCGCGGTGCGCAACCTCGTCGACTCCGACCGGCTCACCGAGGCCAACGGCCGACTCCAGGCGACGTTCGCGGCGGCCGCCGTTCTCGGGCCGCTGCTCGCCGGTGTGGTGTCGGCACGCTTCGGCCCGTCGGTCGCCATCGCCGTCAACGCGGCGAGCTTCGCGCTCTCGGCGGCCGGCCTGCGGCTGATCCGGCTGCGCCCCGTCCAGGCCGCCGACGCCGCGCCGGTGACCCGGCAGCGTCCGGTGGCCGAGTTCCTGGCCGGGGCGCGGTTTCTGTGGCGACAGCCCGTGCTCCGCGCGCTGACCGTCCTGCTCTCGGTGTTCATCTTCCTGACCTACGGCTTCACCGACGTGCTGATCTACCACGTCAGGCACGACCTCGGCGGCACCGACGGCACGGTCGGCACGGTGCTCGGCCTGGCGGCGCTGGGCACGGTCGCCGGGGCGCTGCTGGTGGCTCCGCTGCGTCGCCGGCGCGGCTTCGGCGCCACCTGGATCGGCGCGCACGCGGTCTGCGGATTCGCGGTCGCGGGCGTCGGCCTGGTGACGTCCGTGCCCGCGGTCACCGCGCTGACCGCCGTGTACCTGTGCTGTCTCAGCATCGGCGGGATCTGCTCGATGTCGCTACGCCAGGAGATCACCCCCGACCATCTGCTCGGCCGGGTCACCTCGGCGTTCTGGAGCACGCACTACGCCCTCGGGCCGGCCGGCGCCGTCATCCTGACCTGGACCGCCGGCCGGTACGGCGTGCCGGCGGTCGCGCTCGTGGCCGGCGCGGGCTGCCTGCTGGTCGCGGTCGGCGGGCTGTTCACCCCGATCCGCCGCGCCGGCGCCGAGCCGGCTCTCCGGCCGCCCGGACTCCAACCGGCCCCGGCCGGGGGAACCATCAGTGGCTGA
- a CDS encoding lysine N(6)-hydroxylase/L-ornithine N(5)-oxygenase family protein: MSTHDFIAIGLGPYNLGLACLTAPIDELDGVFLEARPSLAWHPGMLLESARLQTPFIADLVSLADPTSPYSFLNYLKEIGRLYPFYIRESFYPLRSEYDAYCRWAAAKLPNVRFGRTVTTVEYDDADERYVVRATTGEGESVEYRGRHLVLGTGTPPHLPAAVTGLPGDAVHNSRYLEHRDALRAKRSITVVGSGQSAAEIYHDLLGDLDRYGYQLNWVTRSPRFFPLEYTKLTLEMTSPDYVDYFHALPEATRYRLEAEQKGLFKGINADLINDIFDLLYAHSVDGPVRTRLLTNTELVDAAHHDGEYRLGLRHVEQERDFTLRTEGLVLATGYHYRVPEFLAPVRERIRWDAHGRFDVARNYSIDHSGRGIFLQNAGTHTHSITSPDLGMGAYRNSWIIRELLGREHYPIEKGITFQEFGVSS, translated from the coding sequence ATGTCCACCCACGACTTCATCGCCATCGGGCTCGGCCCGTACAACCTGGGCCTGGCCTGCCTCACCGCCCCGATCGACGAGCTGGACGGGGTGTTCCTGGAGGCCCGACCGAGCCTCGCCTGGCACCCCGGCATGCTGCTGGAGTCGGCCCGCCTGCAGACCCCGTTCATCGCCGACCTGGTCAGCCTCGCCGACCCGACGTCGCCGTACTCCTTCCTCAACTACCTCAAGGAGATCGGCCGGCTCTACCCGTTCTACATCCGGGAGAGCTTCTACCCCCTGCGCAGCGAGTACGACGCGTACTGCAGGTGGGCGGCGGCGAAGCTGCCGAACGTGCGCTTCGGCCGGACGGTGACCACAGTCGAGTACGACGACGCCGACGAGCGGTACGTGGTGCGGGCCACCACCGGCGAGGGGGAGAGCGTCGAGTACCGGGGCCGGCACCTGGTGCTCGGCACCGGCACCCCGCCGCACCTGCCCGCCGCCGTCACCGGGCTGCCCGGCGACGCCGTGCACAACTCGCGGTACCTGGAACACCGGGACGCGCTGCGCGCCAAGCGCAGCATCACAGTGGTCGGCAGCGGGCAGAGCGCCGCCGAGATCTACCACGACCTGCTCGGCGACCTCGACCGGTACGGCTACCAGCTCAACTGGGTCACCCGCTCGCCCCGGTTCTTCCCGCTGGAATACACCAAGCTGACGTTGGAGATGACGTCACCGGACTACGTGGACTACTTCCACGCGCTGCCCGAGGCGACCCGCTACCGGCTGGAGGCCGAGCAGAAGGGCCTGTTCAAGGGGATCAACGCCGACCTGATCAACGACATCTTCGACCTTCTCTACGCGCACAGCGTGGACGGCCCGGTGCGCACCAGGCTGCTGACGAACACCGAGCTTGTCGACGCCGCCCACCACGACGGGGAGTACCGGCTCGGGTTGCGGCACGTGGAGCAGGAACGGGACTTCACACTGCGTACCGAGGGGCTGGTGCTGGCCACCGGCTACCACTACCGGGTGCCGGAGTTCCTCGCCCCGGTGCGGGAGCGGATCCGCTGGGACGCGCACGGTCGGTTCGACGTGGCCCGCAACTACAGCATCGACCACAGTGGGCGGGGCATCTTCCTGCAGAACGCGGGCACCCACACGCACAGCATCACCTCACCCGACCTGGGCATGGGCGCGTACCGCAACTCCTGGATCATCCGCGAGCTGCTCGGCCGGGAGCACTACCCGATCGAGAAGGGCATCACATTCCAGGAGTTCGGGGTGTCGTCGTGA